Proteins co-encoded in one Flavobacterium sp. M31R6 genomic window:
- the uvrC gene encoding excinuclease ABC subunit UvrC, which translates to MTNPNLALQIQTLPDGPGVYQYYDKEGKILYVGKAKNLKKRVSSYFNKIHDTAKTNVLVKKIVTIKHIVVPTETDALLLENNLIKTLQPRYNVLLRDDKSYPWLCIKKEPFSRIFATRRMVKDGSEYFGPYTNFKTVHTILDLIKELYPLRTCNYDLNQNNINSGKFKVCLEYHIGNCKGPCEGFETLEHYQKQVDAIREILKGNFKESMKDFKRLMTSLAQDMHFEEAQKIKEKIEVLENYQSRSTIVNPKITNIDVFSIVSDESAAFINFLQISHGSIIRSHTMEIKKKLEETDEELLELAIIELRERFQLLSKEVIVPFDVDLEPTIKITVPQLGDKKQILDLSVRNAKFYRIEQLKQLQIVDPDRHTNRIMAQMKSDLRLPVEPRHIECFDNSNIQGTNPVAACVVFKDGKASKKDYRHFNVKTVVGPDDFASMEEIVYRRYKRLLDENEPLPNLIIIDGGKGQLSSALKSIDALGLRGKIAIIGIAKRLEELFYPGDSIPLYLDKKSETLKVIQQLRNEAHRFGITFHRDKRSKAALNSSIESIPGIGEKTMQTLIQHFKSVKRLKLATEKEISDVIGMSKAKKITDFYKTK; encoded by the coding sequence ATGACCAACCCTAATTTAGCTCTGCAAATACAAACCTTACCTGATGGTCCTGGTGTATATCAATATTACGACAAGGAAGGGAAGATTTTATATGTAGGTAAAGCCAAGAATCTTAAAAAAAGAGTCTCGTCTTATTTTAATAAAATACACGACACTGCTAAAACGAATGTTCTGGTTAAGAAAATTGTAACGATCAAGCACATCGTTGTTCCCACCGAAACAGATGCCCTTTTATTGGAAAACAATCTGATAAAAACCTTGCAACCCAGATACAATGTGCTGCTGCGGGATGACAAAAGCTATCCATGGCTGTGTATTAAGAAAGAACCATTTTCCCGAATTTTTGCCACCCGCAGAATGGTCAAAGACGGATCGGAATATTTTGGCCCTTATACCAATTTTAAGACGGTTCATACAATTTTGGATTTAATAAAAGAACTCTATCCGTTACGAACCTGCAACTACGATTTGAATCAAAATAATATCAATAGTGGCAAATTCAAAGTGTGTTTGGAGTATCACATTGGCAATTGCAAAGGACCGTGTGAAGGGTTTGAAACATTAGAACATTATCAAAAACAAGTCGATGCTATCCGCGAAATTCTAAAAGGAAATTTTAAGGAGAGCATGAAAGATTTCAAGCGTCTCATGACCAGTTTGGCACAGGATATGCATTTTGAAGAGGCACAAAAAATAAAAGAAAAGATAGAAGTGTTGGAGAATTACCAATCGCGTTCTACGATTGTAAATCCAAAGATTACGAATATAGATGTTTTCTCCATTGTTTCTGACGAAAGTGCCGCTTTTATCAATTTTCTGCAAATTTCGCACGGATCAATTATTCGTTCACATACCATGGAAATCAAGAAGAAACTTGAGGAAACGGATGAAGAACTGCTAGAATTGGCGATAATAGAATTGCGGGAGCGTTTCCAATTACTGTCCAAGGAAGTGATTGTTCCTTTTGATGTGGATTTGGAGCCAACGATAAAAATTACGGTACCACAACTGGGGGATAAAAAACAAATATTGGATTTGTCGGTTCGCAACGCTAAGTTTTACAGAATCGAACAGCTGAAACAATTACAGATAGTAGACCCAGACCGCCATACCAATAGAATCATGGCTCAAATGAAAAGTGATTTGCGATTACCGGTAGAACCTAGACATATAGAATGCTTTGATAACTCAAACATTCAAGGAACCAATCCTGTAGCTGCTTGCGTGGTATTCAAAGACGGAAAAGCGAGCAAGAAGGATTACAGGCATTTTAATGTCAAAACTGTAGTTGGCCCGGACGATTTTGCTTCGATGGAAGAAATAGTCTATCGTCGTTATAAAAGGTTACTGGACGAAAACGAACCTTTGCCCAATTTGATTATTATCGATGGAGGAAAAGGACAATTATCATCGGCATTAAAAAGTATTGATGCTTTGGGATTAAGAGGTAAAATTGCCATTATAGGAATTGCCAAAAGGCTGGAAGAATTATTTTACCCTGGTGATTCTATCCCGCTGTATTTGGATAAAAAGTCAGAAACATTGAAGGTTATTCAGCAATTGCGAAATGAAGCACACCGTTTTGGAATTACTTTCCACAGAGATAAAAGAAGTAAGGCAGCGCTGAATTCTTCTATAGAAAGTATTCCCGGAATTGGAGAAAAAACAATGCAAACGTTAATTCAACATTTTAAAAGTGTTAAAAGATTGAAATTGGCAACCGAAAAAGAAATTTCTGACGTTATAGGTATGTCAAAAGCCAAAAAAATTACCGACTTTTACAAAACAAAGTAA
- the hppD gene encoding 4-hydroxyphenylpyruvate dioxygenase has protein sequence MAKEVKSVEYGLEKIFEGAQDFLPLLGTDYVEFYVGNAKQSAHYYKTAFGYQSLAYAGLETGVKDRTSYVLKQDKIRIVLTTPLTQDSPLHDHLKKHGDGVKVAALWVEDSRSAYEETMKRGARSFMEPTVEKDEFGEVVRSGIYTYGETVHIFVERKNYNGVFLPGYKEWKSDYNPEPTGLKYIDHMVGNVGWNEMNTWVKFYEDVMGFVNFLSFDDKQINTEYSALMSKVMSNGNGRIKFPINEPAEGKKKSQIEEYLDFYGGPGIQHIAIATDDIIKTVSQLKARGVEFLSAPPHTYYEAIPERLGVHMDMMKEDLAEIEKLAIMVDADEDGYLLQIFTKPVQDRPTLFFEIIQRMGAKGFGAGNFKALFESIEREQQLRGTL, from the coding sequence ATGGCAAAAGAAGTAAAATCAGTAGAATACGGATTAGAGAAAATATTCGAAGGAGCGCAAGATTTCCTTCCGCTTTTAGGAACCGATTATGTAGAATTTTACGTAGGCAACGCAAAACAATCGGCACATTATTATAAAACTGCTTTTGGTTACCAGTCATTGGCGTATGCCGGATTGGAAACAGGCGTAAAAGACAGAACGTCTTATGTGTTGAAACAAGACAAAATCCGCATCGTTTTAACCACTCCATTAACGCAGGATTCTCCTCTACACGACCATTTGAAAAAACATGGTGACGGAGTAAAAGTAGCTGCACTTTGGGTAGAAGACTCAAGAAGTGCTTATGAGGAGACTATGAAACGTGGAGCTCGTTCTTTTATGGAGCCAACGGTTGAAAAAGATGAGTTTGGGGAAGTAGTGCGTTCAGGTATCTACACTTATGGTGAAACAGTCCATATTTTTGTGGAGCGAAAAAACTATAACGGTGTTTTCTTGCCAGGATACAAAGAATGGAAATCCGATTACAATCCAGAACCAACAGGACTGAAATACATTGACCACATGGTAGGAAATGTGGGTTGGAACGAAATGAATACTTGGGTGAAATTCTATGAAGACGTGATGGGATTTGTAAACTTCCTTTCTTTTGATGACAAACAAATCAATACCGAATATTCGGCTTTAATGAGTAAAGTAATGTCAAACGGAAATGGAAGAATTAAATTCCCAATCAATGAACCAGCCGAAGGAAAGAAAAAATCGCAAATCGAAGAATACTTGGATTTTTATGGAGGGCCTGGAATTCAGCACATCGCCATCGCCACCGATGATATCATAAAAACAGTTTCACAATTAAAAGCAAGAGGAGTAGAATTTTTATCGGCACCACCACATACCTATTATGAGGCCATTCCAGAACGATTGGGAGTGCATATGGATATGATGAAAGAGGATTTGGCCGAAATAGAAAAACTTGCCATTATGGTAGATGCCGACGAAGATGGTTATTTATTACAAATTTTCACCAAACCAGTTCAAGATCGTCCAACTTTGTTTTTTGAAATTATTCAAAGAATGGGAGCAAAAGGATTTGGTGCGGGGAACTTTAAGGCGCTTTTTGAATCAATAGAGCGTGAACAGCAATTGCGAGGAACTCTGTAA
- a CDS encoding DUF3108 domain-containing protein: MKKIIIFLIVVITLGFDTQKDEAFAGGEYLKFRVHYGIINAGYATIEVKDEMLNDQPVYHVIGKGFSTGMTKFFFNVEDVYESYIDKDTRNPYKFVRKINEGGYTKNQEGFFNKKTNKILVKDYKHNTEKSFNFSKNTQDILSSFYYLRNYPNINKIKTGESIIIDMFFDNETTKFKLKFIGREDITTKFGIVSTMIFRPLVQSGRIFKEEESLTLWISDDYNKIPVRIKATLLVGSIKADLEEYKGLNNPFKLKSK, translated from the coding sequence ATGAAAAAAATTATAATTTTCTTGATAGTGGTCATCACTTTAGGTTTCGATACTCAAAAAGATGAGGCTTTTGCAGGGGGGGAATATCTAAAGTTTAGAGTACATTATGGTATCATAAATGCTGGTTATGCAACAATCGAAGTCAAAGATGAGATGCTAAACGACCAGCCTGTTTATCATGTAATTGGAAAAGGATTTTCTACAGGGATGACCAAATTCTTTTTTAATGTAGAAGATGTTTATGAAAGTTATATAGATAAGGATACTAGAAATCCGTATAAGTTTGTTCGAAAAATCAACGAGGGCGGGTATACTAAAAATCAAGAAGGCTTCTTTAATAAAAAGACCAATAAGATCTTGGTGAAAGATTACAAGCACAATACTGAAAAATCATTTAACTTTTCCAAAAACACTCAGGATATATTGTCTTCCTTTTATTATTTGCGGAATTATCCCAATATCAATAAAATTAAAACAGGAGAATCAATAATTATCGATATGTTTTTTGATAATGAGACTACAAAATTTAAGTTAAAATTCATAGGTAGAGAAGATATTACAACTAAATTTGGCATTGTTTCTACCATGATTTTTAGACCTTTAGTGCAGTCTGGGCGTATATTCAAGGAAGAGGAAAGTTTAACGCTTTGGATTTCAGATGACTACAATAAGATACCGGTTCGTATAAAAGCGACCCTTTTGGTAGGGTCTATCAAAGCCGATTTGGAAGAATACAAAGGGTTGAATAATCCGTTTAAATTAAAATCAAAATGA
- a CDS encoding homogentisate 1,2-dioxygenase, which translates to MPIYHKLGNIPPKRHTQFEKPNGGLYYEQLFGTEGFHGHSSLSYHIHRPTQVKEILKSYSVEPKIAIGKNIKSLLLKGFELKPEDDFLDSRKAMLVNKDCIIGLAAPRKSLTSYFYKNADADEMIFIHKGKGKLRTMLGNIPFEYGDYLIIPRGIIYQIEFETEDNRLFYVESYSPFYTPKRYKNESGQHLEHSPFCERDFILPNELESHDEKGDFVIKMKKEGMMHEVVYATHPFDVVGWDGYNFPYGFSIHNFEPITGRVHQPPPVHQTFETGTFVVCSFVPRLYDYHPKSIPAPYNHSNIDSDEVLYYVDGDFMSRNNIEQGHITLHPKGIPHGPAPGAMERSIGHKETQELAVMVDTFRPLMVTEEAMGIDDGQYYKSWVE; encoded by the coding sequence ATGCCAATATATCATAAACTAGGAAATATTCCTCCTAAAAGACACACCCAGTTTGAAAAACCAAATGGAGGTTTGTATTACGAACAACTATTTGGTACAGAGGGATTTCATGGTCACTCCTCATTGTCTTATCACATTCATCGACCTACTCAGGTCAAAGAAATACTAAAATCGTATTCGGTTGAGCCCAAAATTGCAATTGGGAAAAACATAAAATCATTATTATTGAAAGGTTTCGAATTGAAACCCGAAGACGATTTCTTGGACAGCCGAAAAGCCATGTTGGTTAATAAAGACTGCATCATAGGATTGGCAGCGCCAAGAAAATCATTGACATCTTATTTCTATAAAAATGCCGATGCCGATGAAATGATTTTTATACACAAAGGCAAAGGAAAACTTCGTACAATGCTTGGGAATATCCCTTTTGAGTATGGGGATTATTTGATTATTCCACGCGGAATCATTTATCAAATCGAGTTTGAAACCGAAGATAATCGTTTGTTTTACGTAGAATCCTATTCTCCTTTTTATACGCCGAAACGCTATAAAAATGAATCGGGACAACACTTGGAACATTCGCCATTTTGTGAGCGTGATTTTATTTTGCCAAACGAATTGGAATCGCATGACGAAAAAGGTGATTTTGTCATCAAAATGAAAAAAGAAGGAATGATGCATGAAGTAGTTTATGCAACACATCCTTTTGACGTTGTGGGTTGGGACGGTTACAACTTTCCATACGGATTTTCCATCCACAATTTCGAACCTATAACAGGCCGTGTACACCAACCGCCACCTGTGCATCAAACATTCGAGACAGGTACTTTTGTAGTTTGTTCTTTCGTGCCAAGACTTTACGATTACCACCCGAAATCCATTCCGGCGCCATACAATCACAGTAATATTGACAGCGACGAGGTGTTGTATTATGTAGATGGCGATTTCATGAGCCGAAACAATATCGAGCAAGGACACATCACATTACATCCGAAAGGAATTCCGCACGGGCCTGCTCCAGGTGCCATGGAACGCAGTATTGGACACAAGGAGACGCAAGAATTGGCAGTAATGGTCGATACCTTTCGACCACTTATGGTAACCGAAGAAGCTATGGGAATAGACGATGGACAGTATTATAAATCTTGGGTAGAGTAA
- a CDS encoding succinylglutamate desuccinylase/aspartoacylase family protein, with product MKNSRPLVIFGESVLPGESKTIQLEIARLHTTTKLTIPIIVKRSKIEGPVVLFSGGIHGDEFNGIEIVRQLISKKINKPKKGTIICIPIINIYGFINRSRDFPDGRDLNRVFPGSKKGSLASRFAYHIITDIMPLVDYAVDFHAGGASRFNAPQIRLTPNNPAVKLLADAFNAPFTLFSKNIAGSFRSSSEKINVKMLLFEGGKSLDINHEVAQEGINGVKRLLKHLDMLDPKHYVPAQKKPTIYIEKSGWLRAKCSGLLIDNNLVGQFVKKGTILGMITDPFGKFERKIKAPNDGYVLNANHSPIVYQGDAIYHLSNTAEEDSE from the coding sequence ATGAAAAACTCAAGACCATTAGTGATTTTTGGCGAAAGTGTTTTGCCTGGAGAAAGTAAAACAATTCAACTAGAAATTGCCAGATTACATACCACTACTAAACTAACGATTCCAATTATCGTAAAACGTTCCAAAATTGAAGGTCCAGTTGTCCTTTTTTCGGGCGGGATTCATGGAGATGAATTTAACGGTATCGAAATCGTGAGGCAACTCATCAGCAAAAAAATAAACAAACCCAAAAAAGGCACTATCATTTGTATTCCCATTATAAATATTTATGGATTTATAAATAGATCCCGAGATTTTCCAGATGGAAGAGACTTAAATCGAGTATTTCCAGGAAGCAAAAAAGGTTCGTTGGCCAGCCGATTTGCTTATCATATCATAACCGACATCATGCCTCTGGTAGATTATGCAGTTGATTTTCATGCAGGAGGTGCCAGCCGATTTAATGCTCCACAAATTAGGCTTACGCCAAATAACCCTGCTGTAAAACTATTGGCCGATGCTTTTAATGCACCATTCACCTTATTTTCAAAAAATATAGCGGGCTCTTTCAGAAGTTCCAGTGAAAAAATAAATGTAAAAATGCTTCTTTTTGAAGGAGGAAAATCTTTAGACATTAATCACGAAGTAGCACAGGAAGGCATCAATGGAGTCAAACGCCTTTTAAAACATTTGGATATGTTGGACCCTAAACATTACGTTCCAGCTCAAAAAAAGCCAACAATTTACATTGAAAAATCGGGCTGGTTACGTGCCAAATGTTCGGGTTTATTAATCGACAATAACTTAGTTGGACAGTTTGTAAAAAAAGGAACAATATTAGGAATGATAACAGATCCTTTTGGGAAATTTGAACGAAAAATAAAAGCTCCAAATGACGGATATGTACTCAACGCCAACCACTCTCCCATTGTATATCAAGGAGATGCGATTTACCACCTTTCAAATACTGCCGAAGAAGATAGCGAGTAA
- a CDS encoding patatin-like phospholipase family protein codes for MYRILIFILLFFTCLNSFSQDTPKRPKIGLVLSGGGAKGFAHIGVLNVLEDAGIKIDYIGGTSMGAVIGGLYAMGYNAKQIDSIINVTNFSNVLNDYIPRSSKNFYEKRNDELYALTLPFNKFSIGAPEALSKGMYNFNLLSRLTLPVRHVRDFNELPIPFLCVGTNIALGEQVVFDKGILAQAITGSSSLPSIFSPVVIDNNLIVDGGVINNYPIEEVRKMGADIIIGVDVQSGLLSKDELRSASKIFFQITNLQMIERMKVNANLTEVYIKPDVKNYGVVTFDKAAEIIKKGEDATFAVYEKIDILVDKANPYHKPKLKVETDSLTIVDIKTNELQNYSRDYIIGKLNFKPGSKISFRNLETGINNLNATQNFSAVSYYFEKNGAYDDLILTLTESPVKTQLKFGLHYDGLYKSAILANVTNKKTFFKNDFLSADLVLGDNIRYSFDYYIDNGFQLSYGFKSQLHQFNKNIPVSVITYNSDGTNSINIDYLDLSNQVYLQSIFAQKFLIGVGAEFEYLDITSETLELEPTITKSNYFSLFGYIKYDSYDNKYFPKKGWYFSGNPQFYMFSSESSANFEPFSIISGEAGIARTIFKNTTIKFQAEAGASIGNKSLPYFDFILGGYGFNSTNNFKYFYGYDYLSIAGNSYLESTITLDFEILKKNHLNFSANYANLEDDLYDSLDWISWPKYSGYALGYGLETVIGPVEIKYSWSPETSNSYLWFSIGFIF; via the coding sequence ATGTATAGAATACTGATTTTTATTCTTTTGTTTTTTACTTGTTTGAATTCATTTTCCCAAGACACACCAAAGAGGCCTAAGATAGGTTTGGTGTTGAGTGGAGGTGGAGCCAAGGGTTTTGCACATATCGGTGTCCTAAATGTTTTGGAAGATGCCGGAATAAAGATAGATTACATTGGCGGAACTAGCATGGGAGCTGTTATTGGTGGGCTTTATGCGATGGGATATAATGCCAAACAAATCGATTCTATTATTAATGTAACCAACTTCAGCAATGTCCTGAACGATTATATTCCCCGATCTTCTAAGAATTTTTATGAAAAGAGAAATGATGAATTGTATGCCTTGACACTTCCTTTCAATAAATTCAGTATTGGTGCTCCCGAGGCATTGTCAAAAGGTATGTATAATTTCAATTTATTGAGTCGATTGACATTGCCAGTTCGACATGTTCGTGATTTTAATGAACTGCCAATTCCTTTTTTGTGTGTTGGTACCAATATTGCACTTGGGGAACAAGTGGTTTTTGACAAAGGAATTTTAGCCCAGGCAATAACAGGGAGTTCTTCTTTGCCCTCTATATTTTCGCCGGTCGTAATTGATAATAACCTCATTGTAGATGGAGGAGTAATCAATAATTATCCTATTGAAGAAGTTCGGAAAATGGGAGCTGATATAATAATAGGAGTTGATGTGCAATCGGGTTTACTCAGTAAGGACGAATTAAGAAGCGCTTCAAAAATTTTCTTTCAGATTACCAATCTGCAAATGATTGAAAGAATGAAAGTAAATGCAAATCTCACTGAAGTTTATATCAAACCAGACGTAAAAAATTACGGAGTGGTAACCTTTGACAAGGCCGCAGAAATTATCAAAAAAGGAGAAGATGCCACTTTTGCAGTATATGAAAAAATTGACATTTTGGTAGATAAAGCGAATCCTTACCATAAACCTAAATTAAAAGTAGAGACTGATAGTTTGACGATTGTTGATATTAAAACAAATGAACTGCAAAATTATTCCAGAGATTATATTATTGGGAAATTAAACTTTAAGCCAGGATCCAAAATAAGTTTTAGAAACTTGGAAACGGGAATTAATAATCTTAATGCGACCCAAAATTTCAGTGCTGTGAGCTATTATTTTGAGAAAAATGGAGCCTATGATGATTTGATTCTCACGTTAACCGAAAGTCCCGTGAAAACACAATTAAAATTTGGATTGCATTACGATGGGTTGTATAAAAGTGCTATTTTGGCCAATGTGACCAACAAAAAAACGTTTTTCAAAAATGATTTTTTATCAGCCGATTTGGTTTTGGGAGACAATATAAGGTATTCTTTTGACTACTATATTGACAATGGATTTCAGTTGAGTTATGGTTTTAAGTCTCAATTACATCAATTTAACAAAAACATTCCAGTTAGCGTGATTACCTATAATAGTGACGGGACAAATTCTATAAATATAGATTATCTTGATTTGTCCAATCAGGTGTATCTTCAATCCATATTTGCCCAAAAATTCCTTATCGGTGTTGGGGCAGAATTTGAATATCTTGACATTACTTCCGAAACACTTGAATTAGAGCCAACGATTACCAAAAGCAATTATTTCAGCCTTTTTGGGTATATAAAATACGATTCCTACGACAATAAATATTTCCCCAAAAAAGGGTGGTATTTTTCGGGAAATCCACAGTTTTATATGTTTTCATCTGAAAGTTCAGCTAATTTTGAGCCATTCTCCATTATAAGTGGCGAAGCCGGTATCGCAAGAACAATTTTTAAGAACACAACAATAAAGTTTCAGGCCGAAGCAGGTGCCTCAATTGGAAATAAAAGTTTGCCTTATTTTGACTTTATTTTGGGAGGTTATGGATTTAATAGTACAAATAATTTCAAGTATTTTTATGGCTATGATTATTTAAGTATTGCGGGCAATAGTTATTTGGAAAGCACAATTACACTTGACTTTGAAATTTTGAAAAAGAATCATCTTAATTTTTCGGCCAATTATGCCAATTTAGAAGACGATTTATACGATTCCTTGGATTGGATTTCGTGGCCCAAGTATTCAGGATATGCCTTGGGTTACGGATTGGAAACCGTGATTGGTCCAGTCGAAATAAAATATTCCTGGTCTCCGGAAACTTCAAACTCATACCTTTGGTTTAGTATTGGATTTATATTTTAA
- a CDS encoding tryptophan 2,3-dioxygenase family protein, whose product MTINDTTASILDEIDQKFQAINQKTETHLEGLLWSKPITYWDYIQTDALLNLQIQRTTLPDEMVFIMYHQVNELLFKMILWEMHQISYAEKLTTDFFTERLMRISRYFDMLTTSFDIMGDGMEVEQYMKFRNTLTPASGFQSAQYRMIEIASTDLINLIDYRFRATIDRNTPYEHALDHMYWQAAGKDHQTGEKSYLLLEFERKYKGAFLTQMEEYNTINLWQKFKQLPDSDRENPELVKAMRHYDHTVNITWVMGHLNAARKYIDNGKGDGEATGGSDWKKYMHPRYQRRIFFPDLWSEEELANWGVEK is encoded by the coding sequence ATGACAATAAATGATACCACTGCATCAATTTTAGATGAAATTGATCAAAAATTCCAAGCCATAAATCAAAAAACCGAAACCCATCTTGAAGGATTGCTTTGGTCAAAACCGATAACTTATTGGGATTACATTCAAACGGATGCATTATTGAATTTGCAAATTCAAAGAACAACGCTTCCAGATGAAATGGTTTTTATCATGTATCATCAAGTCAATGAATTGCTTTTTAAAATGATACTTTGGGAAATGCATCAAATTTCCTATGCTGAAAAGCTGACAACTGATTTTTTCACCGAGAGATTAATGAGAATTAGTCGTTACTTTGATATGCTTACCACTTCTTTTGATATTATGGGAGACGGAATGGAAGTAGAACAATATATGAAATTTAGAAATACCCTAACTCCGGCTAGTGGATTTCAAAGTGCACAATATAGAATGATTGAAATAGCTTCGACTGATTTAATCAATCTTATAGATTATCGTTTTAGAGCAACTATTGATAGAAATACACCTTATGAACATGCTTTGGATCATATGTATTGGCAAGCTGCCGGTAAAGATCATCAAACGGGAGAGAAGTCTTATTTGTTATTAGAGTTTGAACGTAAATACAAAGGGGCATTTTTGACTCAAATGGAGGAATACAATACAATAAACCTTTGGCAGAAATTTAAGCAATTACCAGATTCCGATCGCGAAAATCCGGAATTGGTGAAAGCCATGCGTCATTATGATCATACGGTAAATATTACTTGGGTAATGGGACACTTAAATGCTGCCAGAAAATATATTGACAATGGTAAAGGAGATGGTGAGGCAACAGGAGGAAGTGATTGGAAAAAATACATGCATCCAAGATACCAGAGAAGAATTTTCTTCCCGGATTTGTGGAGTGAAGAGGAATTGGCCAATTGGGGAGTAGAAAAATAA
- a CDS encoding peptidoglycan DD-metalloendopeptidase family protein produces the protein MKQVIVILVVLFSLISCNRSEDVVENQVVPKSKKSDFGFKFSDFNVVQDSVKAGDTFGSILQNQNIGDKKVFDIVAQVKDTFDVRSIRINKHYTLLRSKNKTNTLDVFIYQPDALNYYVVDLRDSIAKAYKKTKPLTLKRRTIGGVLKGSLSETLESANVEGALATRISKIFAWSIDFFKVKKGDRFGLTFTERYINDSIYDGVDSLEAAFFEYKGKIIYAFPFEQNLGSGKVDYYDEDGKTLKNFFLKTPIKFSRITSHFSSNRFHPVQQIWKAHKGTDYAAPYGTPISTTAAGIVEQTGYTAGNGNFVKVKHNKVYSTQYLHMSRILVRRGQHVNQGQTIGLVGSTGLATGPHVCYRFWKNGVQVDALRLKLPNGEPMNPKNKERFLKKIEPLKFELDSVSNL, from the coding sequence TTGAAGCAGGTAATTGTAATTCTAGTAGTGCTGTTTTCCCTGATATCCTGTAATAGGAGTGAGGATGTTGTGGAAAATCAAGTAGTTCCAAAGTCCAAAAAAAGTGATTTTGGATTTAAATTTTCTGATTTTAATGTCGTACAAGATTCTGTAAAGGCAGGAGATACGTTTGGGAGTATTTTGCAAAATCAAAACATTGGAGACAAAAAAGTATTTGACATTGTTGCCCAAGTGAAAGACACTTTTGATGTACGTAGCATTAGAATTAATAAACATTACACACTGCTTCGCTCTAAGAATAAAACCAATACACTGGATGTTTTTATATACCAACCAGATGCATTGAATTATTATGTTGTGGATTTGCGGGATTCAATAGCAAAAGCCTACAAAAAAACGAAACCTTTAACATTAAAACGCCGAACTATTGGTGGAGTGTTAAAAGGTTCCCTTTCTGAAACTTTAGAATCTGCGAACGTTGAAGGAGCGTTGGCAACAAGGATTTCAAAGATTTTTGCTTGGTCTATTGATTTCTTTAAAGTTAAAAAGGGAGATCGCTTTGGACTAACTTTTACGGAAAGATATATTAATGATTCAATTTATGATGGAGTGGATAGTCTTGAAGCCGCTTTTTTTGAATACAAAGGGAAGATTATTTATGCTTTCCCGTTTGAACAAAATCTAGGTTCGGGTAAAGTTGACTATTATGATGAAGATGGAAAAACGCTGAAGAATTTTTTTCTTAAGACACCAATCAAATTTAGTCGTATTACCTCTCATTTTAGTTCTAATCGTTTTCATCCCGTACAGCAAATATGGAAAGCCCACAAAGGAACCGATTATGCTGCGCCATATGGAACACCAATTTCTACAACTGCTGCTGGAATAGTCGAACAAACAGGCTATACCGCCGGAAACGGGAACTTTGTAAAAGTAAAGCATAACAAAGTTTATTCCACTCAATATTTGCACATGTCCCGAATACTGGTAAGACGTGGGCAGCATGTAAATCAAGGGCAAACCATTGGATTAGTAGGAAGTACAGGATTGGCCACTGGTCCACATGTGTGCTACCGTTTTTGGAAAAATGGAGTTCAAGTTGATGCATTACGATTGAAATTGCCAAACGGAGAACCAATGAACCCTAAAAATAAAGAACGTTTCTTAAAGAAAATCGAGCCATTGAAATTTGAATTGGATAGTGTTTCCAATTTATAG